A region from the Ichthyobacterium seriolicida genome encodes:
- the atpB gene encoding F0F1 ATP synthase subunit A, which yields MRILTKWFITVVFFSLGVVCLGGNVVVINPSDLVDESQSSESINQEREFNAVEVIMEHISDSNEWHLFTYGGHHYSIPLPVIIIEDMSLKIFMSSRVSHGEDYEGYTMSKGRIVSTNNLQRASVLDVFTGLSGKFIDISISKNVLSIFISIAIMFMIFFSALKSYKVGIESTPRGVAKLVEPIIVFVRDQIAIPNMGEKNAYVFLPFLLTVFFFIWINNLLGLIPIFPGGANVTGNISVTMSLALITSIIINFNGKKAYWKHVFSPPGVPFWLLPIMIPVEILGIFIKPFALMMRLFANITAGHIMILSLISLVIIFKTLLVAPASVFLVLFISMLELLVAALQAYIFTVLSALFIGMAVDDGH from the coding sequence GTGTGTTTGGGTGGTAACGTAGTTGTTATAAATCCATCGGATCTGGTCGATGAATCCCAATCCTCTGAAAGTATAAATCAAGAAAGAGAATTTAATGCTGTAGAGGTCATTATGGAACATATATCTGACTCAAATGAATGGCATTTATTCACATACGGTGGTCATCATTACTCTATTCCGCTTCCAGTTATCATAATAGAAGACATGAGTCTTAAAATCTTCATGTCTAGCAGAGTGTCTCACGGAGAAGATTACGAGGGCTACACTATGAGCAAAGGCCGAATAGTTTCTACAAACAATTTACAAAGGGCATCTGTTTTAGATGTTTTCACTGGCTTGAGTGGAAAATTTATAGATATATCGATATCGAAAAACGTGCTTTCTATATTCATATCAATAGCTATAATGTTTATGATTTTTTTCTCTGCTCTCAAGTCATATAAAGTTGGCATTGAGTCTACTCCAAGGGGAGTGGCAAAACTTGTGGAGCCGATCATAGTATTTGTTAGAGATCAAATAGCTATACCTAACATGGGTGAGAAAAATGCATATGTGTTTTTGCCTTTTTTATTGACGGTGTTTTTCTTTATATGGATTAACAATCTTTTGGGCTTAATCCCTATTTTTCCGGGTGGTGCTAATGTTACTGGTAACATATCGGTTACTATGTCCTTGGCACTAATAACTTCTATTATTATAAACTTCAACGGTAAAAAGGCTTATTGGAAACACGTATTTAGTCCCCCAGGGGTTCCTTTTTGGTTATTGCCAATTATGATTCCCGTAGAGATTTTAGGTATTTTTATAAAGCCATTCGCTTTGATGATGCGTTTGTTTGCTAATATCACAGCAGGACATATAATGATATTAAGTCTAATATCATTGGTTATAATTTTCAAGACACTTTTAGTTGCACCAGCTTCGGTATTTTTAGTTTTATTTATATCGATGTTAGAACTATTAGTAGCAGCACTACAGGCATATATATTTACAGTTTTGTCTGCTTTGTTTATAGGAATGGCAGTAGATGATGGACATTAA